A window of Littorina saxatilis isolate snail1 linkage group LG7, US_GU_Lsax_2.0, whole genome shotgun sequence contains these coding sequences:
- the LOC138971168 gene encoding uncharacterized protein, with protein MSDNIEDPKTWLCLGTNYKQCKTCLHAMKRTADCHVIPCYIDGKLDSGTKKVPKISCMQFCGIVNALLNILEGGTICVHLHSSLHGQFLQQTASKLRDLLPTGSVYSNTYAFVKEMHHIYFSVLPAGRGGRRMSTFDFKVKFPRTVGLEAPQQGEISTCLGNALSGETQHYPHIFEKDPDFIRGGVLPGSFGENMQRQIKAVCERDIEKAAGSNRAEKFANHTIRMIIGYICTFAMNRGGCIYLGLGEEKKSHACGSSEAKEDDLVCTDRYRCDGIKLDEDEMNIFTQKLQDKLNTQMFSDPETQNLFDKIIKVEFLVVKDKEDCDKDSRVVKISVSYFHGILCPDASGPLAFKVKGGGGRSEVVRVPYFEWKSVFYQPGMQT; from the exons ATGTCGGACAACATTGAAGATCCTAAAACATGGTTATGTTTGG GTACGAACTACAAACAATGCAAAACATGCTTACACGCTATGAAGAGAACTGCTGACTGCCACGTCATTCCATGTTACATTGACGGAAAACTAGACAGTGGGACAAAGAAAGTGCCGAAGATATCATGCATGCAGTTCTGTGGGATTGTTAACGCGCTCCTCAACATACTTGAAGGGGGGACTATCTGCGTGCACCTCCACTCCTC ACTTCATGGGCAGTTCCTTCAGCAAACAGCGAGCAAGCTGCGAGACCTGCTGCCAACGGGATCTGTGTACAGTAACACGTATGCTTTCGTCAAAGAAATGCACCATATTTACTTTTCCGTTTTGCCTGCGGGAAGAGGTGGCCGTCGAATGTCAACATTCGATTTCAAAGTCAAATTTCCACGAACAGTAGGCTTGGAAGCTCCTCAGCAAGGCGAAATCAGTACGTGTTTAGGCAACGCGTTATCTGGGGAAACACAGCATTACCCACACATATTCGAGAAAGATCCCGACTTCATCCGCGGAGGAGTTTTACCTGGTTCCTTCGGGGAGAACATGCAGCGTCAAATTAAAGCTGTTTGCGAGAGAGACATTGAGAAAGCAGCCGGCTCCAACAGAGCGGAAAAGTTTGCCAACCACACAATCCGTATGATCATTGGTTACATCTGTACCTTCGCAATGAATAGAGGTGGTTGTATCTACCTTGGAttgggagaagaaaaaaagtcacaCGCTTGTGGAAGTTCAGAGGCCAAAGAAGACGATCTGGTGTGCACGGACAGATACCGGTGCGATGGTATTAAACTGGATGAAGATGAAATGaatattttcacacaaaaacttcaAGACAAGCTGAACACTCAAATGTTCAGTGACCCGGAAACCCAGAACCTCTTTGATAAAATTATCAAGGTTGAGTTTCTTGTGGTTAAAGACAAGGAGGACTGTGACAAGGACTCGCGCGTGGTGAAGATCAGCGTCAGCTACTTTCATGGTATCCTTTGCCCAGATGCCTCAGGGCCTCTAGCTTTCAAGGTGAAAGGAGGCGGGGGCCGATCTGAAGTTGTAAGGGTTCCTTACTTCGAGTGGAAAAGTGTTTTTTATCAGCCAGGGATGCAAACGTGA